GTTTGGTAAAAGCCATCGATGGGAGAGAACAAGCTTCGTTGACTTCGGCCAATTCAATGGCGGGAACTCCTATGTACCTATCACCGGAAGGCATCAAGAATCCAGACAAAGTCGATGCGCGAAGCGACCTTTATGCACTCGGTGCCGTTGCTTATTACCTGTTGACAGGTACTACGGTCTTTGATGGTGAGTCTATTATCGAAATCTGTATGAAACACACACAGCAAGCACCGGAACCCCCTTCAAAGCGATTAGGCAAGCCAGTCTCTGAGGATCTGGAGCAAATTATTATGAGGTGTTTGGAGAAAGATCCCACAAATCGACCACAGACTGCAGCTGAAGTCGTTCAGGAACTTTCAAGATGTCATATGGACGGTAAGTGGACTATGTTAGACGCTGAAAACTGGTGGAAACATCAAACGGAATTAGGAACCACATTGATTCAGTCATCTCCTGAGATCAAACCGCAATCCCAATCAGCAGCAGATGCCACTTTGATCGTCAATCTTTCCAATGAAGAATGACGTTCAGCGACTCTTACTGAATGTCACTTTTGATCGTTTCCAGTGGGACGAAATTTGCAGGATCAGTTTTTGAATCAGATGTGGCCGCATCACGGCTCGCTAGAATTCCCGGGGCTGCTGTTTGGCTATGATCGGTTCCTTCATAGACACCAAAGTCGTTGAAGAAAAATCTTTTAGCAACACGATAGACAAAGCTCTTTTCCGGAATCTCGTTACCGGGAGCATACTGAGAAGTACGTGTTTCCAAATTTTGCAATTCCTGCATCGCTTGTTTCCGCGCAGTGGAATCTTTAGCACCATGTTTTTTAACTAGATCTTCCAGTAGGTCCGGACGTTCAAGAATAATGCAACCGCGTGTATTTTGCTGTACGACTTCTCTGAAGTCTTTAAGAAACTCCGATTGTACGAACTTCTCTTTTAGTGTTTTCGATTCATCATGAATAGAATCAGTGGCAAACTGGATCACAGGACATGGTTCGATATCTCCCCAGGGATTAATATGGTGGCTCAGACCAGTCGCAGCCGGGCAGAGTGCAGTACCTTCGTGATCGAAATAAGCATCAATTACACCAATTGGTTTTCTTGCGCGTATATCAACAACGAACTTTCGGGCGCGTAATTGCTCTTCTGGTGAGAGGGCCAATTCAGGGTTGGGCTCCGGGCCTGCAACACGATAGATGTGATACCAGCAATACATCACACCCATATCGATCAGTTTATCAACCCATTCTTCAGTGAGTAAATCATCGATATTCGATTTGCACAAGCTGGTGCATACTCCGGTAAGCAATTTATTATTCAGACAATTTTGTATCCCCTGCATTGTCTTTTCATACACATCATTGCGACCTCTGCGGAGGTTGCTGATGATTTCATTCCCTTCCACACTAATGAGCGGGGTTGCGTTTCCCAATTTGCGGAGCTTTTTTGCGATTTCATCAGTGATGAATTGGCCGTTTGTAAAAATCTGAAAATAACAATCTGGATGACGTTCCAGAATTTCCAGTAACTGTGGGTGCATGAAAGGTTCACCCCCCAGTATTCCGAAAAAGGAATTCCCCATTTCCTTTGCTTCTTTAATCAGACGCGACATCGCTTCTACATCGATTTTTTCCTGTTTGGCTGCGACGTCCACCCAACATCCCTGGCAGCGAAGATTACAACTGTTGATTACAGAGATGTAGAGAAAGGGGGGGAAGAACTCTCCTCGTTTAAGTCGTTTTTTGTGTTTGTGGACCGAGAGAGCGCCTTTGAATCCAAAATTGTAAGCCAATTTCCAGACGAGCCTTTTGTCTGTCTCCATCAAGACGCGTTTGGCCATTTTGAAATACATAAAGGGGCTCAGTTCTGTTTGAGAATTAAAATAGTGAACAAAAAGTATTTCTCTCTAACAATTCTACTCACTAGGGAGCTTGGAAACACCTGTTTCTACTAAAAAATACTCAGAATTATGGCATAGTACACAAACATTTAAGCTCTCACTGTAAATTGCATGAATTTCATGGTATAAGGCATTGTTCGAAAATTTGTTTTTTTGACTTTGATTGATATTCAGTATACTTTCTAAGTTTAAATAAACACAGAAAAGCCGCTCAAACTTAAGAGACACTATTCTGGTTCAAATTGTTTAAAAGCTCGAGGCAATTGATGGAGTTAGTTGGAAGAAGATACGATACCTATGAAGCTGTCAGCATCAAGATCAAAGGAGAAAAAATATCTTCAATAGATTTGCTGCCCAATTCTGAAGCAGCAGATCTTCCCTTTATCGCTCCGTCATTGTTTGATCTACAGATCAATGGGCATGGTGGAATTTGGTTCAATCAGCAAGGTCTCACTGTAGAAGATGTTTGCTCTGTTTTAGAAAAACATTACCAGTATGGTATTACCAGATTATGCCCGACCTTGATCACAAGTTCGTATGAAGACTATGTCGGTGGTTTTTCAGCGATTCGAGAAGCTTGCGAACAGTATGAATGGGTTGATCAAATGGTACCGGGCTGTCATTTAGAAGGTCCGTACATTTCACAAATTCAAGGACCTCGAGGCGCTCACCCTCTGGACCATGTGCGTGCTGCTGACTGGGACGAATTTTCCCGCTTGCAGGAGATTTCGGGGGACCGGATTCGATTGATCACATTAGCACCGGAAGTCGAGAATGCAATTCCATTTATCAAAAAAGCGGTCGCTTCAGGGGTTGTCGTGTCGATTGGTCACACCGCCGCCGAACCAGAACAGATTACCGCAGCAGTCGATGCAGGTGCCCGTTTAAGTACACATTTAGGCAATGGAGCTCATGGCACACTACGTAGACATCCCAACTATATCTGGGAACAGTTAGGGGAATCACGGTTAATGGCTAGTATTATCACTGACGGCCATCATCTGCCAGCCAGTGTCGTGAGAACGGTTATCAAAACCAAAGGAGTAGAAAATACGGTCAT
The Gimesia aquarii DNA segment above includes these coding regions:
- a CDS encoding radical SAM/SPASM domain-containing protein; the protein is MYFKMAKRVLMETDKRLVWKLAYNFGFKGALSVHKHKKRLKRGEFFPPFLYISVINSCNLRCQGCWVDVAAKQEKIDVEAMSRLIKEAKEMGNSFFGILGGEPFMHPQLLEILERHPDCYFQIFTNGQFITDEIAKKLRKLGNATPLISVEGNEIISNLRRGRNDVYEKTMQGIQNCLNNKLLTGVCTSLCKSNIDDLLTEEWVDKLIDMGVMYCWYHIYRVAGPEPNPELALSPEEQLRARKFVVDIRARKPIGVIDAYFDHEGTALCPAATGLSHHINPWGDIEPCPVIQFATDSIHDESKTLKEKFVQSEFLKDFREVVQQNTRGCIILERPDLLEDLVKKHGAKDSTARKQAMQELQNLETRTSQYAPGNEIPEKSFVYRVAKRFFFNDFGVYEGTDHSQTAAPGILASRDAATSDSKTDPANFVPLETIKSDIQ
- a CDS encoding N-acetylglucosamine-6-phosphate deacetylase — encoded protein: MELVGRRYDTYEAVSIKIKGEKISSIDLLPNSEAADLPFIAPSLFDLQINGHGGIWFNQQGLTVEDVCSVLEKHYQYGITRLCPTLITSSYEDYVGGFSAIREACEQYEWVDQMVPGCHLEGPYISQIQGPRGAHPLDHVRAADWDEFSRLQEISGDRIRLITLAPEVENAIPFIKKAVASGVVVSIGHTAAEPEQITAAVDAGARLSTHLGNGAHGTLRRHPNYIWEQLGESRLMASIITDGHHLPASVVRTVIKTKGVENTVITCDASGLAGSPPGIYEEGSVKMEVLEDGPIVIAGQRQLLAGSGVETDTCVTTAIDMAGITLQQALDMAGRNPARLLGFDEVNLEVGSRADLILFHYEGTSSRMNIQTTLACGVVKYGTLLVNS